From Vreelandella neptunia, the proteins below share one genomic window:
- a CDS encoding BCCT family transporter: MDALARKLGLKTDPIIFFTSAGIMILFLVVLLIAPEPIGAAFGAGREWIVTNLGWFFILGVTSWVAFLLWLAISRYGAIRLGGNNAKPAYDNISWFTMLFAGGIGTVLMFWGVAEPISHFSNPPRPDVVPFSVEAADDAMSFSIYHLGLHTWAIFAMPGLAFAYFIYRYNLPMRFSSVFYPLLGDRIYGPLGKSLDVFAILGTLFGVAVSIGLGTQQINAGLTELFGVPDAVITKVFIIAILTAVAVGSIVAGLDSGVKRLSNINIAMAVGLLLFVLFTGSTVFLLRAVVETFGLYITNLLPMAFWNDTLASYSRDGGTWGWQGSWTVFYWAWTVTWSPFIGIFVARISRGRTIREFVLGVLFAPSIFTLVWFAIFGWSAMEIDGIGPDAREALGEQAGILSAAVGESIPLAMFAFFENFPAATLIQGLAVVIVAIFFATSSDSASLVVDMLCTGSADPGPWHQRVFWGVSEGMLAAMLIVLAGDAGLTALQEVITVVGLPMFILVFAMMFALYRGLSQEDLSEVQVGRPPTRQELAPDE, encoded by the coding sequence ATGGATGCACTAGCGAGAAAATTGGGCCTCAAGACGGATCCGATTATTTTTTTCACGTCCGCAGGGATTATGATCCTTTTTCTTGTGGTGCTGCTGATTGCGCCAGAACCCATAGGGGCAGCTTTTGGTGCCGGTAGGGAATGGATCGTTACCAACCTTGGCTGGTTCTTTATTTTAGGGGTAACAAGTTGGGTAGCATTTCTGCTCTGGCTGGCAATTAGCCGTTACGGGGCGATTCGCTTGGGCGGCAATAATGCAAAGCCTGCCTACGATAATATCTCCTGGTTCACCATGCTGTTCGCAGGCGGCATCGGCACGGTATTGATGTTCTGGGGCGTTGCTGAGCCTATTTCCCACTTTTCTAATCCACCCAGGCCTGATGTCGTCCCTTTCTCTGTGGAAGCCGCCGACGATGCTATGAGTTTTTCAATCTATCATCTGGGTCTACACACCTGGGCGATTTTCGCTATGCCCGGGCTGGCTTTTGCGTACTTTATCTACCGCTACAATCTGCCGATGCGCTTTAGTTCAGTATTCTATCCGCTGTTAGGCGACCGCATTTATGGCCCCCTCGGTAAATCGCTTGATGTCTTCGCGATACTTGGCACCCTGTTTGGTGTAGCCGTCTCTATCGGCTTGGGCACTCAGCAGATCAACGCGGGTCTTACGGAACTGTTTGGTGTTCCGGATGCGGTCATCACCAAGGTGTTCATCATTGCCATACTGACGGCTGTCGCCGTGGGATCAATTGTAGCGGGGCTGGATTCAGGCGTTAAACGGCTTTCCAATATCAATATCGCCATGGCCGTCGGCCTGTTGCTATTTGTACTCTTTACCGGATCGACCGTTTTCCTTTTACGCGCGGTGGTCGAAACCTTTGGCCTCTACATAACGAATCTGCTGCCCATGGCTTTCTGGAATGACACGCTGGCAAGCTATTCCAGAGATGGCGGTACATGGGGATGGCAGGGGAGTTGGACGGTATTCTATTGGGCCTGGACAGTAACCTGGTCGCCCTTCATCGGGATCTTCGTAGCGCGTATTTCACGCGGGCGTACTATCCGTGAGTTCGTCCTTGGTGTGCTTTTTGCTCCCTCCATTTTCACGCTGGTCTGGTTTGCAATCTTTGGCTGGTCGGCAATGGAAATCGACGGGATCGGGCCCGATGCTCGAGAAGCTCTGGGAGAGCAGGCCGGTATTTTATCCGCGGCTGTAGGTGAAAGCATTCCCCTCGCCATGTTCGCCTTCTTCGAGAACTTCCCGGCTGCCACATTAATCCAGGGCTTGGCCGTTGTGATTGTCGCTATCTTTTTTGCCACATCATCGGACTCTGCCTCATTGGTAGTCGACATGCTGTGTACCGGCAGCGCAGACCCTGGCCCATGGCATCAACGGGTTTTCTGGGGCGTCTCTGAGGGTATGCTGGCAGCGATGCTCATTGTGCTTGCTGGTGATGCCGGGCTTACCGCCTTGCAGGAGGTGATTACCGTTGTTGGCCTTCCGATGTTCATTTTGGTGTTTGCAATGATGTTCGCGCTATACCGCGGTCTGTCTCAAGAAGACCTTAGCGAAGTGCAGGTGGGGCGCCCGCCCACACGGCAGGAGTTAGCGCCAGATGAATAG
- a CDS encoding alpha/beta hydrolase family esterase, whose product MPTSSVSHDRLTDMQQFGTDPGSLHADTYIPKNFPKNGPLVVVLHGSTQSAEGYNRGSGWSSLADECGIALLYPEQRKTNNPLSSFNWFKSGDSRRGDGEPLSIRQMIEQVVDDHDIDPSRIFVTGMSSGGAMTSVMLATYPEVFAGGAIIAGLPYRSADNLIEAMVRMKGYGGPSDHRLNKLVREASTFDGPWPTISVWHGGSDSTVDNANADSIVRQWQQIHKVEGPPTRVEELDGFPRQIWCNAGGQEVIEEYIIEGMGHGTPIMAGGEEGLGEADKYMLEVGISSTRHIAQFWGLTE is encoded by the coding sequence ATGCCGACATCTTCAGTTAGCCACGATCGTCTGACCGATATGCAACAATTCGGTACTGACCCTGGGTCGTTGCATGCGGACACCTATATACCGAAGAATTTCCCAAAGAACGGGCCGCTAGTCGTTGTGCTACACGGCAGCACCCAATCGGCGGAAGGCTATAACCGCGGATCAGGCTGGTCTTCCCTCGCTGACGAATGTGGGATAGCACTCCTATATCCGGAGCAGAGAAAAACCAATAACCCGCTTAGTAGCTTCAACTGGTTCAAGTCGGGCGACAGCCGCCGAGGCGATGGTGAACCACTCTCTATTCGTCAGATGATCGAGCAGGTCGTTGATGATCATGACATCGACCCCTCACGCATCTTCGTCACTGGGATGTCTTCGGGGGGCGCCATGACATCTGTGATGCTGGCCACCTATCCTGAGGTGTTTGCAGGCGGGGCGATCATCGCTGGATTACCCTATCGCAGCGCCGACAACCTGATAGAGGCGATGGTTCGTATGAAGGGATATGGTGGCCCATCGGATCACAGGCTCAACAAACTTGTACGCGAAGCCTCGACCTTTGACGGTCCTTGGCCAACAATATCGGTTTGGCATGGCGGTAGCGATTCGACCGTCGATAATGCCAACGCCGATTCCATTGTTCGGCAGTGGCAGCAGATCCATAAGGTTGAAGGGCCACCGACACGTGTAGAGGAGCTCGATGGTTTTCCCCGCCAGATCTGGTGCAACGCGGGTGGTCAGGAGGTGATTGAGGAGTACATCATCGAAGGAATGGGGCACGGCACGCCAATCATGGCCGGCGGAGAAGAAGGTCTCGGGGAAGCAGATAAATATATGCTGGAAGTAGGTATTTCTTCGACCCGGCATATAGCGCAATTTTGGGGCCTAACAGAGTAA
- a CDS encoding ATP-grasp domain-containing protein, which yields MDSVKGTETPKDPNKGYIALLGWSVNAIKAAQKFDRRYIVVAPEWAADFCTANNIPFIPWDFIRLNDRSMEIAVKLKEEGVDVAIPLFEETVEWSGAINSVLLDSPRMYGQSILFRDKALMKRRAQLGGIRVGIFEEAHEKEDIVRFMKRVNQTLLKLDGDPDDPIHVKAFDKAGCLGHRMIRTIEEIDNIPDEEYPLLMESHLSGWEFAVEAWIHDGKIQFLNISEYVTLGYSVFVPATQELESWRNAITKQIELLIKTFDIQFGLIHPEYFVTADGEMYFGEVAYRPPGFKAFELIEKAYGFNAYQASMLVFDPKSTKEEVAAFFPREVVDAKGYAGCFGVYPRRRVVSKLEMPEETINHPYFESHELVAPAEETVPDRSAFGTHWGLVFFFGDDPIKMRDLLKAQEDLDFYV from the coding sequence ATGGACTCGGTTAAAGGCACCGAGACCCCTAAAGATCCGAACAAAGGTTATATCGCTCTACTTGGCTGGAGTGTCAACGCGATCAAGGCTGCGCAGAAATTCGACCGCCGCTATATCGTCGTCGCTCCAGAGTGGGCCGCCGATTTCTGTACCGCGAACAATATACCTTTTATCCCATGGGACTTTATTCGCTTGAATGATCGCTCCATGGAGATAGCCGTAAAGCTCAAGGAAGAAGGTGTAGACGTCGCTATCCCCCTGTTCGAAGAAACCGTTGAGTGGTCTGGTGCCATCAACTCCGTTCTCCTCGACAGCCCGCGCATGTACGGTCAGTCCATTCTGTTCCGTGACAAGGCGCTCATGAAACGCCGTGCTCAGCTTGGTGGCATTCGTGTCGGGATTTTTGAAGAGGCGCACGAGAAAGAAGACATTGTTCGCTTTATGAAGCGCGTCAACCAGACGCTGCTGAAACTTGACGGCGATCCAGATGACCCGATTCACGTCAAGGCCTTCGATAAAGCCGGTTGTCTTGGCCACCGCATGATCCGCACGATAGAAGAAATTGACAACATCCCGGATGAAGAATATCCGCTGCTGATGGAAAGTCACTTGAGCGGTTGGGAGTTTGCCGTTGAAGCCTGGATACATGATGGCAAAATTCAGTTTCTGAATATTTCGGAATACGTGACATTGGGCTATTCGGTATTCGTGCCTGCTACTCAGGAGCTTGAGAGCTGGCGCAATGCGATCACCAAGCAGATTGAGCTGTTGATCAAAACCTTCGATATCCAGTTCGGCCTGATTCACCCCGAGTACTTCGTCACGGCGGACGGCGAGATGTACTTTGGCGAAGTTGCTTATCGCCCACCCGGCTTTAAAGCATTCGAACTGATCGAAAAAGCCTACGGTTTCAACGCCTATCAAGCGTCAATGTTGGTATTCGACCCGAAAAGCACGAAAGAGGAAGTGGCGGCATTCTTCCCCCGTGAAGTGGTCGATGCGAAAGGCTATGCAGGCTGTTTCGGTGTCTATCCACGCCGTCGTGTTGTCAGCAAGCTGGAAATGCCCGAAGAGACGATTAATCACCCGTATTTCGAGTCACACGAACTGGTCGCACCGGCAGAAGAGACCGTGCCCGACCGATCAGCCTTCGGGACTCATTGGGGGCTAGTTTTCTTCTTTGGTGACGATCCCATCAAGATGCGCGATCTGCTCAAAGCTCAAGAGGATCTGGATTTCTACGTCTAG